In Sporichthya polymorpha DSM 43042, a genomic segment contains:
- the glgB gene encoding 1,4-alpha-glucan branching protein GlgB — protein MSRIQEKALSPMPVPREVLSRLVAGEHHDPHSILGAHPDGQGAVTIRALRPLADRVTVVVGSGPDAARYELTHEHEGVFAGVVPGEHAPDYRLEVVHDGSTTLLDDPYRYLPTLGEVDLHLIREGRHEQLWEVLGAHVRRYDGPTGTVAGTSFAVWAPNARGVRLIGDFNYWDGRAHPMRSLGSSGVWEIFVPDIGVGTCYKYEILGRDGGWRQKADPMAAAAEVPPATASVVYESSYTWNDEQWMTTRTSTAPTERPMSVYEVHLGSWRPGLTYRQLAEELVGYVQEMGFTHVEFLPVAEHPFGGSWGYQVSSYYAPTSRFGSPDDFRYLVDRLHQAGIGVIIDWVPAHFPKDEWALARFDGTPLYEHSNPHRGEHPEWGTLIFDFGRNEVRNFLVANASYWLEEFHVDGLRVDAVASMLYLDYSRPEGQWTPNQYGGRENLDAVQFLQEMNATVYRRAPGAFTVAEESTAWPGVTRATHLGGLGFGFKWNMGWMHDSLGYVSHDPIHRQYHHHQMTFSMMYAYSENYVLPLSHDEVVHGKGSLLGKMPGDRWQKLANLRAYLAFMWAHPGKQLLFMGGEFGQESEWSEARALDWWLLEHPEHAGLHRLVGDLNRVYVASAELWERDHDPSGFAWIDANDTGSNVFSFLRFAADGSALACVANFANTVHGEYKIGLPFAGRWTEVLNTDAEVYTGSGVGNLGGIDAAEEPHHGLPASGCLTLPPLGTVWLRHGPA, from the coding sequence ATGAGCAGGATCCAGGAGAAGGCCCTGAGCCCGATGCCCGTCCCCCGCGAGGTCCTCAGCCGGCTCGTCGCGGGTGAGCATCACGACCCGCACTCGATCCTCGGCGCGCACCCGGATGGTCAGGGCGCGGTGACGATCCGCGCGCTGCGTCCCCTCGCCGACCGGGTCACGGTCGTCGTCGGTTCGGGCCCCGACGCCGCCCGGTACGAGCTCACCCATGAGCACGAGGGCGTCTTCGCCGGCGTCGTCCCCGGCGAGCACGCGCCGGACTACCGCCTCGAAGTCGTCCACGACGGCAGCACGACGCTGCTCGACGACCCGTACCGCTACCTCCCGACGCTCGGCGAGGTCGACCTGCACCTGATCCGCGAGGGCCGCCACGAGCAGCTCTGGGAGGTGCTCGGCGCGCACGTGCGCCGCTACGACGGACCGACCGGGACCGTCGCGGGGACGTCGTTCGCCGTCTGGGCGCCGAACGCCCGGGGCGTACGGCTGATCGGCGACTTCAACTACTGGGACGGCCGCGCGCACCCGATGCGCTCGCTCGGCTCCTCCGGCGTCTGGGAGATCTTCGTTCCCGACATCGGCGTCGGCACCTGCTACAAGTACGAGATCCTCGGCCGCGACGGCGGCTGGCGGCAGAAGGCGGACCCGATGGCGGCCGCCGCCGAGGTGCCGCCCGCGACCGCGTCCGTGGTCTACGAGTCGTCGTACACCTGGAACGACGAGCAGTGGATGACCACGCGTACCTCGACGGCGCCGACCGAGCGGCCGATGAGCGTCTACGAGGTCCACCTCGGCTCGTGGCGTCCTGGCCTGACGTACCGTCAGCTCGCGGAGGAGCTCGTCGGCTACGTCCAGGAGATGGGCTTCACCCACGTCGAGTTTCTGCCGGTGGCCGAGCACCCCTTCGGCGGCTCGTGGGGTTACCAGGTCTCCTCGTACTATGCGCCGACGTCGCGCTTCGGCTCCCCCGACGACTTCCGGTACCTCGTCGACCGGCTGCACCAGGCCGGCATCGGCGTCATCATCGACTGGGTCCCCGCCCACTTCCCGAAGGACGAGTGGGCCCTGGCGCGGTTCGACGGGACGCCGCTCTACGAGCACAGCAACCCGCACCGGGGCGAGCATCCCGAGTGGGGCACGCTGATCTTCGACTTCGGCCGCAACGAGGTCCGCAACTTCCTCGTCGCGAACGCGTCCTACTGGCTCGAGGAGTTCCACGTCGACGGACTGCGCGTCGACGCCGTCGCCTCGATGCTCTACCTGGACTACTCACGCCCCGAGGGGCAGTGGACGCCGAACCAGTACGGCGGTCGGGAGAACCTCGACGCGGTGCAGTTCCTCCAGGAGATGAACGCGACCGTCTACCGGCGCGCGCCGGGTGCCTTCACCGTCGCCGAGGAGTCCACGGCCTGGCCGGGCGTCACGCGGGCCACGCATCTCGGCGGGCTCGGCTTCGGCTTCAAGTGGAACATGGGCTGGATGCACGACTCGCTCGGCTACGTGAGTCACGATCCGATCCACCGGCAGTACCACCATCACCAGATGACCTTCTCGATGATGTACGCGTACTCCGAGAACTACGTCCTGCCGCTCTCGCACGACGAGGTCGTCCACGGCAAGGGCTCACTGCTCGGCAAGATGCCGGGCGACCGGTGGCAGAAGCTCGCCAACCTCCGCGCGTACCTGGCCTTCATGTGGGCGCACCCCGGCAAGCAGTTGCTGTTCATGGGCGGCGAGTTCGGCCAGGAGTCCGAGTGGTCCGAGGCCCGGGCGCTGGACTGGTGGCTGCTCGAGCACCCCGAGCACGCCGGGCTGCACCGGTTGGTCGGCGACCTCAACCGCGTCTACGTGGCCTCGGCCGAGCTGTGGGAGCGCGACCACGACCCCAGCGGCTTCGCCTGGATCGACGCCAACGACACCGGCAGCAACGTGTTCTCGTTCCTGCGCTTCGCGGCCGACGGCTCCGCGCTGGCCTGCGTCGCGAACTTCGCCAACACGGTCCACGGCGAGTACAAGATCGGCCTGCCCTTCGCCGGCCGGTGGACCGAGGTCCTCAACACCGACGCCGAGGTCTACACCGGCAGCGGCGTCGGCAACCTCGGCGGCATCGACGCGGCCGAGGAGCCGCACCACGGCCTCCCGGCGTCCGGGTGCCTGACCCTGCCCCCGCTGGGCACGGTCTGGCTCCGCCACGGCCCCGCCTGA
- a CDS encoding alpha-1,4-glucan--maltose-1-phosphate maltosyltransferase, which yields MSARIPITDVHPVVDCTARPAKAAAGEPFEVRATVFREGHDAVNANVVLRDPRGKVESWVPMRLLAPGTDRWAATVTPTRPGKWTFQVEGWSDPYGTWHHDAPIKIAAGVDVELMLEEGARLMERAAEALAANSAVAPEEVEVGLKLLRGTAADLRDERYPAQVRLAAGLAPEVERLLARHPLRDLVTATKRFPLQVDRREALFSSWYEFFPRSEGATLDPPRSGTFTAAAERLPAIAAMGFDVVYLPPIHPVGRSFRKGPNNTLTPGPDDPGSPWAIGSEDGGHDAVHPDLGTLADFDRFVDAARANGLEVALDFALQCSPDHPWVKEHPEWFTTRADGTIAYAENPPKKYQDIYPINFDNDFDGLYAECLRVLRHWMDHGVRIFRVDNPHTKPVSFWEQLLADIRRTDPDVLFLSEAFTRPAMMHELAKVGFHQSYTYFTWRTTKAELTEYATELAQESAHFLRPNFFVNTPDILHAFLQYGGPPAFKIRAVLAATLSPAWGVYSGYELYEGVAVRPGSEEYLDSEKYQYRPRDYADAEAEGRSLAPYLTTLNNFRRAHPALQQLRNVAFHDVDDENVIAYSKTASGPDGSSDTVLVVVNLDPHATRETMVHLDPAALGLIPGESCLVTDEFTGETWTWGASNYIRLDPHREPAHLLTLRRSGTAGR from the coding sequence GTGAGCGCTCGAATTCCGATCACGGACGTCCATCCCGTCGTGGACTGCACGGCCCGCCCCGCGAAAGCGGCCGCCGGCGAGCCCTTCGAGGTGCGCGCGACGGTGTTCCGCGAGGGTCACGACGCGGTCAACGCGAACGTGGTCCTGCGGGACCCGCGCGGCAAGGTCGAGTCGTGGGTGCCCATGCGGCTCCTCGCCCCCGGCACCGACCGGTGGGCCGCCACCGTCACGCCCACCCGCCCGGGCAAGTGGACCTTTCAGGTCGAGGGGTGGAGCGACCCGTACGGCACCTGGCACCACGACGCCCCGATCAAGATCGCGGCCGGCGTCGACGTCGAACTGATGCTCGAGGAGGGCGCGCGGCTGATGGAGCGCGCCGCCGAGGCGCTCGCCGCGAACTCGGCGGTGGCCCCCGAGGAGGTCGAGGTCGGCCTCAAGCTGCTCCGCGGCACCGCCGCGGACCTCCGGGACGAGCGCTACCCCGCGCAGGTCCGCCTCGCGGCCGGGCTCGCCCCGGAGGTGGAGCGGCTGCTCGCCCGCCACCCGCTGCGCGACCTGGTGACCGCGACCAAGCGCTTCCCGCTGCAGGTCGACCGCCGCGAGGCGTTGTTCAGCTCCTGGTACGAGTTCTTCCCGCGCAGCGAGGGCGCGACCCTGGACCCGCCGCGGTCGGGCACGTTCACCGCGGCGGCCGAGCGGCTGCCGGCGATCGCGGCGATGGGCTTCGACGTCGTCTACCTCCCGCCGATCCACCCGGTCGGCCGCTCGTTCCGCAAGGGCCCGAACAACACGCTGACCCCCGGCCCGGACGACCCCGGCTCACCGTGGGCCATCGGGTCCGAGGACGGCGGGCACGACGCGGTGCACCCGGACCTCGGGACGCTCGCCGACTTCGACCGCTTCGTCGACGCGGCCCGGGCGAACGGGCTTGAGGTCGCACTGGACTTCGCGCTGCAGTGCTCCCCCGACCACCCCTGGGTCAAGGAGCACCCGGAGTGGTTCACCACGCGCGCCGACGGGACCATCGCCTACGCCGAGAACCCGCCGAAGAAGTACCAGGACATCTATCCGATCAACTTCGACAACGACTTCGACGGCCTGTACGCGGAGTGCCTGCGCGTCCTGCGGCACTGGATGGACCACGGCGTCCGGATCTTCCGCGTCGACAACCCGCACACGAAACCGGTGTCGTTCTGGGAGCAGCTGCTCGCGGACATCCGCCGCACGGACCCGGACGTGCTCTTCCTCTCGGAGGCCTTCACCCGGCCGGCGATGATGCACGAGCTGGCGAAGGTCGGGTTCCACCAGTCCTACACGTACTTCACGTGGCGGACGACGAAGGCAGAACTGACCGAGTACGCGACGGAGCTCGCGCAGGAGAGCGCGCACTTCCTGCGGCCGAACTTCTTCGTCAACACCCCGGACATCCTCCACGCGTTCCTGCAGTACGGCGGGCCGCCGGCGTTCAAGATCCGCGCGGTGCTCGCCGCGACGCTCTCCCCCGCCTGGGGCGTGTACTCCGGTTACGAGCTCTACGAAGGGGTGGCCGTGCGCCCGGGCAGCGAGGAGTACCTCGACTCGGAGAAGTACCAGTACCGGCCCCGCGACTACGCGGACGCCGAGGCGGAGGGCCGCAGCCTCGCGCCCTACCTCACGACGCTGAACAACTTCCGCCGCGCACACCCGGCGCTGCAGCAGCTGCGCAACGTCGCCTTCCACGACGTGGACGACGAGAACGTGATCGCGTACTCGAAGACCGCGTCCGGGCCTGACGGGTCGTCGGACACCGTTCTCGTCGTCGTCAATCTCGACCCGCATGCCACGCGGGAGACGATGGTGCACCTGGATCCCGCGGCCCTCGGACTGATCCCCGGGGAGTCCTGCCTGGTGACCGACGAGTTCACCGGCGAGACCTGGACCTGGGGCGCCTCGAACTACATCCGCCTGGATCCGCACCGCGAACCGGCGCACCTGCTGACCCTGCGTCGATCGGGGACCGCGGGCCGATGA
- the glgP gene encoding alpha-glucan family phosphorylase translates to MRAIRRFTVRAALPTELLPLGELATNLRWSWHADTRAIFAAVDPTTWDAVGQDPMKLLGAVSTARLTELAADSEFRSRLDAAVADLRSYRTDERWYQRNENAGEHPLPRAIAYFSPEFGITAVLPQYSGGLGILAGDHLKAASDLGVPIIGVGLLYRRGYFIQSLSREGWQEERYPVLDPHELPIEALREADGSLLRVRIGLPGGRTLSAQVWKAQVGRVPLLLLDSDVEENGPFEREITDRLYGGGTEHRLHQELLLGIGGVRAVRAYCRLTGTPDPEVFHTNEGHAGFLGIERIREYAEEDGLPFDAALEAARAGTVFTTHTPVPAGIDRFPRELIATYFGGDNAIASVPVERILELGAETYSGGDPTVFNMAVMGLRLAQRANGVSLLHGAVSREMFGGLWPGFDPDEVPITSITNGVHAPTWTAPEAIELARREAGPAFIATAEDWGALDDVSDRALFDVGRLLRERLVQSVRRRLRAQWLQRGASEAELGWVNTVLDPDVLTIGFARRVPSYKRLTLMLTDPERLKHLLLHPERPIQLVIAGKAHPADDGGKRLIQELVRFADDPAVRHRIVFLTDYDMGLAAEMIPGCDVWLNNPLRPLEACGTSGMKAALNGCLNLSVLDGWWDEWYDGANGWAIPSATGVEDPERRDELESSALYDLIETSVAPRFYERDESGLPARWLEMVRHTIGSLGPKVLASRMVQDYVNQLYAPAAVSSRELADDKLALARELASWKSRVRAGWEAVRVDHVEVSGAVDVASVGDEVSVSCLVSLGSLDPSDVDVQLVYGRVDESDQILGPQTLSLTVAEQFDSGRSRYEGTVALRNSGPFGYSVRVLPAHRLLAGPAELGLVAVPMAPAGMTDGPVR, encoded by the coding sequence GTGAGAGCTATCCGTCGGTTCACCGTCCGCGCCGCCCTGCCCACCGAGCTGCTCCCCCTGGGGGAGCTGGCCACGAACCTCCGCTGGAGCTGGCACGCCGACACGCGGGCGATCTTCGCCGCGGTCGACCCCACGACCTGGGACGCGGTCGGGCAGGACCCGATGAAGCTGCTCGGCGCCGTCTCCACGGCGCGGCTCACCGAGCTCGCGGCCGACTCCGAGTTCCGGTCCCGGCTCGACGCCGCCGTGGCGGACCTGCGCTCCTACCGCACCGACGAGCGGTGGTACCAGCGCAACGAGAACGCCGGTGAGCACCCGCTGCCGCGCGCCATCGCGTACTTCTCACCCGAGTTCGGCATCACCGCGGTGCTGCCGCAGTACTCCGGCGGCCTCGGCATCCTCGCCGGCGACCACCTCAAGGCGGCCAGCGACCTCGGCGTCCCGATCATCGGCGTCGGGCTGCTCTACCGGCGGGGCTACTTCATCCAGTCGTTGTCCCGCGAGGGGTGGCAGGAGGAGCGGTATCCCGTCCTCGACCCGCACGAGCTGCCGATCGAGGCGCTGCGCGAGGCCGACGGGTCGTTGCTGCGCGTCCGCATCGGCCTGCCCGGTGGCCGGACGCTGTCCGCGCAGGTCTGGAAGGCGCAGGTCGGGCGCGTGCCGCTGCTGCTCCTCGACTCGGACGTGGAGGAGAACGGCCCGTTCGAGCGGGAGATCACCGACCGGCTCTACGGCGGCGGCACCGAGCACCGGCTGCACCAGGAGCTGCTGCTGGGCATCGGCGGCGTCCGCGCCGTCCGGGCCTACTGCCGCCTGACCGGCACGCCGGACCCCGAGGTCTTCCACACGAACGAGGGCCACGCCGGCTTCCTCGGCATCGAGCGCATCCGCGAGTACGCGGAGGAGGACGGCCTGCCGTTCGACGCCGCGCTCGAGGCGGCCCGGGCCGGGACCGTCTTCACCACCCACACCCCGGTGCCCGCCGGCATCGACCGCTTCCCGCGCGAGCTGATCGCGACCTACTTCGGTGGCGACAACGCGATCGCCTCGGTGCCGGTCGAGCGGATCCTGGAACTCGGGGCCGAGACGTACTCCGGTGGCGACCCGACCGTGTTCAACATGGCAGTCATGGGCCTGCGCCTCGCGCAGCGCGCCAACGGCGTCAGCCTGCTGCACGGCGCGGTCAGCCGCGAGATGTTCGGCGGGCTGTGGCCGGGCTTCGACCCGGACGAGGTGCCGATCACCTCGATCACCAACGGCGTCCACGCCCCGACCTGGACCGCGCCCGAGGCGATCGAGCTCGCGCGGCGCGAGGCCGGGCCGGCCTTCATCGCCACGGCCGAGGACTGGGGCGCGCTCGACGACGTCTCCGACCGCGCCCTGTTCGACGTCGGCCGCCTGCTCCGCGAGCGGCTCGTCCAGTCCGTCCGGCGCCGGCTGCGTGCGCAGTGGCTGCAGCGCGGGGCGAGCGAGGCCGAGCTCGGCTGGGTGAACACGGTGCTCGATCCCGACGTGCTGACGATCGGGTTCGCCCGCCGCGTGCCCTCCTACAAGCGCCTGACACTGATGCTGACGGACCCGGAGCGGCTGAAGCACCTGCTGCTGCACCCGGAGCGCCCGATCCAGCTCGTGATCGCGGGCAAGGCGCACCCGGCCGACGACGGAGGCAAGCGCCTGATCCAGGAGCTCGTCCGCTTCGCCGACGACCCCGCGGTGCGGCACCGCATCGTCTTCCTCACCGACTACGACATGGGGCTCGCCGCCGAGATGATCCCCGGCTGTGACGTCTGGCTGAACAACCCGCTGCGCCCGCTCGAGGCGTGCGGCACGTCCGGGATGAAGGCGGCCCTGAACGGCTGCCTCAACCTCTCCGTGCTCGACGGCTGGTGGGACGAGTGGTACGACGGCGCCAATGGCTGGGCGATCCCGTCCGCGACCGGTGTCGAGGACCCCGAGCGGCGCGACGAGCTCGAGTCGAGCGCGCTCTACGACCTGATCGAGACCTCCGTCGCCCCGCGGTTCTACGAGCGCGACGAGTCCGGTCTGCCCGCCCGCTGGCTGGAGATGGTCCGGCACACGATCGGCTCGCTGGGTCCGAAGGTGCTCGCCTCGCGCATGGTCCAGGACTACGTCAATCAGCTCTACGCGCCGGCCGCCGTGTCCTCCCGTGAGCTCGCCGACGACAAGCTCGCGCTCGCCCGCGAGCTGGCGTCCTGGAAGTCGCGCGTCCGCGCCGGCTGGGAGGCCGTCCGCGTCGACCACGTCGAGGTCTCCGGCGCGGTTGACGTCGCGTCAGTGGGTGACGAGGTCTCGGTCTCCTGTTTGGTCTCTCTTGGGTCGCTCGACCCGTCCGACGTGGACGTGCAGTTGGTGTACGGCCGGGTCGACGAGTCCGACCAGATCCTCGGGCCGCAGACCCTCTCGCTCACCGTCGCGGAACAGTTCGACAGCGGCCGCAGCCGGTACGAGGGCACCGTCGCCCTGCGCAACAGCGGACCGTTCGGGTACTCGGTGCGCGTCCTTCCGGCCCACCGGCTGCTCGCCGGCCCGGCGGAGCTCGGGCTGGTCGCGGTGCCGATGGCGCCGGCGGGGATGACCGACGGCCCGGTGCGCTGA
- a CDS encoding maltokinase N-terminal cap-like domain-containing protein: MDRSDELARWLTGQRWFAGKGRGIARAEASRIGRLHDDPPADLLAVAVAYTDSADDAAAGGETYSVPVSYRPEPDPNLAHALIGHWPPAEGESPQYAYDALHDKETTAAWLTGMSAGKYAGSLSFHRDSTAVPLPANEPSRVIGGEQSNTSLVFGDLSDGPKAILKVFRRLVAGTNPDVELLHALGQAGNTSVPALLGWVDGEWTGPGGDPQRGTLAIATEFYPSATDGWDLALASVRALYAEDDPDPAASGGDFAGEAYRLGQATASVHADLARVLGSVTWSAAEIAELAATLRKRLDAAVAAVPDLAPFAEEIAARYAELPAAERSLVGQRVHGDLHLGQALRTDTGWKILDFEGEPARPIAERSAPQTALKDVAGMLRSFDYAARQLFSGADPADPANRPGVEERAAAWAARNSRAYCAGYADVAGADALADPVPLTALVLDKAVYEVVYETRNRPDWVDVPLGAIRRMLAAPVLDDVLTGGRS; this comes from the coding sequence ATGGACAGAAGTGACGAGCTCGCCCGCTGGTTGACCGGCCAACGGTGGTTCGCGGGCAAAGGGCGCGGGATCGCGCGCGCGGAGGCCTCGCGAATCGGCCGCCTGCACGACGATCCGCCCGCCGACCTGCTCGCGGTCGCCGTGGCCTACACCGACAGCGCCGACGACGCTGCCGCCGGCGGTGAGACCTACTCGGTCCCGGTGAGCTACCGGCCCGAGCCGGACCCGAACCTGGCCCACGCGCTGATCGGGCACTGGCCCCCCGCCGAGGGCGAGTCGCCGCAGTACGCCTACGACGCGCTGCACGACAAGGAGACGACCGCGGCCTGGCTCACCGGCATGAGCGCCGGGAAGTACGCGGGCAGCCTGTCCTTCCATCGCGACTCGACGGCGGTCCCGCTGCCGGCGAACGAGCCGTCGCGGGTGATCGGCGGCGAGCAGTCCAACACCTCGCTGGTGTTCGGCGACCTGTCCGACGGGCCGAAGGCGATCCTCAAGGTCTTCCGGCGCCTCGTCGCGGGCACGAACCCGGACGTCGAGTTGCTGCACGCCCTCGGCCAGGCCGGCAACACGAGCGTCCCCGCCCTGCTCGGGTGGGTGGACGGCGAGTGGACCGGGCCCGGCGGCGACCCGCAGCGCGGGACGCTCGCGATCGCGACCGAGTTCTACCCCTCGGCCACCGACGGCTGGGACCTCGCGCTCGCCAGCGTCCGCGCGCTCTACGCCGAGGACGACCCCGACCCGGCCGCGTCCGGCGGCGACTTCGCCGGCGAGGCGTACCGGCTCGGGCAGGCGACCGCGTCGGTGCACGCCGACCTCGCGCGCGTCCTCGGCAGCGTGACGTGGTCGGCGGCCGAGATCGCCGAGCTCGCGGCAACGCTGCGCAAGCGGCTCGACGCGGCCGTGGCCGCGGTGCCCGACCTCGCGCCGTTCGCCGAGGAGATCGCCGCCCGGTACGCCGAACTGCCCGCCGCGGAGCGGAGCCTGGTCGGCCAGCGCGTCCACGGCGACCTGCACCTGGGGCAGGCGTTGCGGACCGACACCGGGTGGAAGATTCTCGACTTCGAGGGCGAGCCCGCGCGCCCGATCGCCGAGCGCTCCGCTCCGCAGACGGCGCTCAAGGACGTCGCCGGCATGCTGCGCTCGTTCGACTACGCGGCCCGGCAACTGTTCTCCGGCGCCGACCCCGCAGACCCCGCGAATCGGCCCGGGGTCGAGGAGCGGGCGGCCGCGTGGGCCGCACGCAACTCCCGCGCGTACTGTGCCGGCTACGCCGACGTCGCGGGCGCGGACGCCCTGGCCGACCCCGTTCCCCTGACAGCTCTCGTCCTCGACAAGGCGGTCTACGAAGTGGTGTACGAGACGCGCAACCGACCGGACTGGGTCGACGTGCCCCTGGGGGCGATCCGCCGCATGCTGGCGGCTCCCGTCCTGGACGACGTCCTGACGGGAGGCCGCTCATGA
- the treS gene encoding maltose alpha-D-glucosyltransferase, producing MSDEVSLASEAISGEVPIESNAPIESYSDTPASPPDPEWFKRAVFYEVLVRSFYDSNDDGVGDLRGLTEKLDYLAWLGVDCLWLPPFFASPLRDGGYDVADYTSVLPEFGTLGDFVEFVDAAHQRGIRVIIDFVMNHTSDAHPWFQASRTDPDGPYGDFYVWADDDKGYGDARIIFVDTETSNWTYDPVRKQYYWHRFFSHQPDLNFENPRVREAIMEALRFWLDVGIDGFRLDAVPYLFEEEGTNCENLPRTHEFLREVRAEVDRLYPDRVLLCEANQWPEDVVEYMGDGDECHMAFHFPVMPRLFMAVRRETRYPISEILAQTPKIPDNCQWGIFLRNHDELTLEMVTDEERDYMYAEYAKDPRMKANIGIRRRLAPLLDNDRRRLELFTALLLALPGSPVLYYGDEIGMGDNIWLGDRDGVRTPMQWDPDRNAGFSNATPGRLTLPVIMDPIYGYQVTNVEAQMASPTSLLHFTRRMIEVRKANPAFGLGTFTDLGGSNPSVLSFLREYCPDPENPAQCDIVLCVNNLSRFAQPVELDLRRFEGYRPVELLGGVAFPLIGELPYLLTAPPHGSYWFRLDPPG from the coding sequence ATGAGCGACGAAGTGTCCCTCGCCTCCGAGGCGATCTCCGGCGAAGTCCCGATCGAGTCCAACGCCCCGATCGAGTCGTACTCGGACACACCGGCGAGCCCGCCCGACCCCGAGTGGTTCAAACGCGCGGTCTTCTACGAGGTCCTCGTCCGGTCGTTCTACGACAGCAACGACGACGGGGTCGGCGACCTGCGCGGCCTGACGGAGAAGCTCGACTACCTCGCCTGGCTCGGCGTCGACTGCCTGTGGCTGCCGCCGTTCTTCGCCTCCCCGTTGCGGGACGGCGGGTACGACGTCGCGGACTACACCTCCGTGCTGCCCGAGTTCGGCACCCTCGGCGACTTCGTCGAGTTCGTCGACGCCGCGCACCAGCGGGGCATCCGCGTGATCATCGACTTCGTCATGAACCACACGTCGGACGCGCACCCGTGGTTCCAGGCCTCCCGCACCGACCCGGACGGTCCCTACGGGGACTTCTACGTCTGGGCCGACGACGACAAGGGCTACGGCGACGCCCGCATCATCTTCGTCGACACCGAGACCTCGAACTGGACCTACGACCCGGTCCGCAAGCAGTACTACTGGCACCGCTTCTTCTCGCACCAGCCCGACCTCAACTTCGAGAACCCGCGGGTGCGCGAGGCGATCATGGAGGCGCTGCGCTTCTGGCTCGACGTCGGCATCGACGGATTCCGGCTCGACGCCGTGCCCTACCTGTTCGAGGAGGAGGGCACGAACTGCGAGAACCTCCCGCGCACGCACGAGTTCCTGCGCGAGGTCCGCGCCGAGGTCGACCGCCTCTACCCGGACCGCGTCCTGCTGTGCGAGGCGAACCAGTGGCCCGAGGACGTCGTCGAGTACATGGGCGACGGCGACGAGTGCCACATGGCGTTCCACTTCCCCGTGATGCCGCGGCTGTTCATGGCCGTGCGACGCGAGACGCGCTACCCGATCTCGGAGATCCTCGCGCAGACGCCGAAGATCCCGGACAACTGCCAGTGGGGCATCTTCCTCCGCAACCACGACGAGCTCACGCTCGAGATGGTCACGGACGAGGAACGCGACTACATGTACGCGGAGTACGCCAAGGACCCGCGGATGAAGGCCAACATCGGCATCCGCCGGCGGCTGGCCCCGCTGCTCGACAACGACCGGCGCCGCCTCGAACTGTTCACCGCCCTGCTGCTCGCGCTCCCCGGCTCCCCCGTCCTGTACTACGGCGACGAGATCGGGATGGGCGACAACATCTGGCTCGGCGACCGCGACGGCGTCCGGACTCCGATGCAGTGGGACCCGGACCGCAACGCGGGCTTCTCGAACGCGACCCCCGGCCGGCTCACGCTGCCCGTCATCATGGACCCGATCTACGGCTACCAGGTGACCAACGTCGAGGCGCAGATGGCGTCCCCGACCTCGCTGCTGCACTTCACGCGCCGGATGATCGAGGTCCGCAAGGCGAACCCGGCGTTCGGTCTCGGCACCTTCACCGACCTCGGCGGGTCGAACCCGAGCGTGCTGTCGTTCCTGCGCGAGTACTGCCCGGACCCGGAGAACCCGGCGCAGTGCGACATCGTCCTGTGCGTGAACAACCTCTCGCGGTTCGCCCAGCCGGTGGAGCTCGACCTGCGCCGCTTCGAGGGATACCGGCCGGTCGAACTGCTCGGCGGCGTCGCGTTCCCGCTCATCGGTGAGCTGCCTTACCTCCTGACGGCACCACCGCACGGCAGCTACTGGTTCCGCCTCGACCCGCCCGGGTAA